The genomic interval AAAGAAAATCTGCGTTTTCTGCGCGATCAGCGTTCAGATTTATTCGGGTAGAGTTCTACCAATCATAATATTTTCAAAATAGACGACCATTTCATATCCTGTAATGACATTTCCTTCTTCAGAAACTGGGGCGATGGAGTTACTGGTGGAAATTGTCACCTTCTCGCCGGGTGTGAGTTCGATTGGTTGGGAAGATTCGCCAATCATCTTTTGGTCATCGCAAATTCCCGGTACAATGCAAGGGATAAAGAAAAGGAGGGAACTCCAGAAAACTTCATCTGGATCTCCTTCAACTTGATAGACCCTGAGCGCAAGGTCGTATGTTTGACCTTGCCCAGCCATGATCTCAACGGTGGCGGTCGCCTGCGTGGAATACAGTGAAGTATTAACCACGCGCACAGGCACGGGATGATGCGACTGCTCCGAGGCTGCCAACACCTGCTGATTTTGTTCCAACGTGACCACGGCGCGAACGTCTAAAATTTGATAACGACCATCGGGGCTGTCGGTCAAAACAAAACTATAGCCTGAAGGCTTGAAGAAATAATTGTTGGACAGGCTTGCCGGCTTGTCAGCTTCTGAAAAGTACGCATCCTTGCATTCGTCCGTTAGGACGACTTGCGCGGTTTTTCCCGATTCGTACTTCCGATGTTCAACGATGGAAGCGCAGAATTTGAGATTTGCAGCGTTTGCTAAAACGGGATCGCCGTAATAGGTTACGGTGGCGCGTAAAAACGAGCCATTTTCAGGTCTATAATAAAAAGAAGAAGAAAAGGATGCAGAGATGGAAACATTGTTTTTCGAGATGAATACCGCAGGTTGAACAGGCTGGGGCGATGGCGAGGGGACTTGTGTCAAGTTACCTTCAGAGACATTTGCCTGCGTTTCCCCTCCCGCTACCGCGCTTTCCATTTGGCCGGTCAAGGTCAAGCCGTTACCGAGTTGGATTCGTCCCATGATTTGGTAACTGGCAAAGTCGGCTGGAAGTTCTGGAATTGAAAATTTAAATATGCAGAGTCTATCTGCTTCATTGGGTGTTTCGGCGCAAGGCGCTTCCTGCTCCAGAAGTTTATTTTTCTGGGAATCAAAAAGGCTAAGCGTTGCGACGCTCCGATAACCTGTCTCAGCCAGCGTTCCGATTAATTGACCAACGATGAGCAGGGAATTTGAGTCAAGGTTTGCCTGTTCGATATGAACAGAAATCGTTGGCAGGGGAGTTTCAGTTACCACAAGTGTCGGCGTTGAAGTTGATGTAGAGGTGGGGGTAAAGGTTGGCGGCGCGGCGCTGGCGGTCTGTGTGAACGCCGCTTCCGCAGTTTGGGCAATATAGGTGTTGATTGCGCCGGGATCCGAAGTCGGCATTGATGGCGCGCCTGGTTGTATTTGCAAACCACCGCACGCCAGCGAGATCATTAACAAGAAACCGAGCATGAGTTTTTGATAGCGGTTCATTTCATCTCCATTTCAAAGCAGGGACAGCAACACAAAATGTTGCGTCGATAAACTTTGCATACGACAACCCGATGAATACAAAGCAGTTTCTGCTAACGACTCTCATTTCCAATCAGCGTAAAACTTTGATAGGATTTGAGAGTTCGACTCTTGAGAAGGAAAACGAGCATAGAAATTTCGGGATGCTGATAACATAAATCAACCCCACAGTTATATCGACAAGGTTTATCCAAATTGTGGCAACAATTGGTGGACTGCAAGCGTATGGCGGGACATGGATACGGCGGCACAGGCTTCGAGGGTAAGGTAGAAGCAACTCAATTTCAGAATAGAATCACTCTGTTATTGCAGTCGCTGGGCAGACCCGCGTCTACGGCGGTGAGTCATATTTTGCAAAGTGGGTAGAGCGACACGCTTCACGTGTCGCATTACGAGGTTCAAAATCTATGTCCATCAAAACTGTAGAAAACAAAAACCTGCGGGAGAAGTCCGCAGGTTTGAATCGGGAGATCATTTCGTCACGCGCAGAGCATGGGAGGAATACGCAGAGGGTGGAGGGGTTTTACAATAGAGTAATTGGTAATTCGTAATTACATCTTACGAATTAATTTGTACATCTCACTCAGCACGAAGGGTGTTCTGATACGTCAGCGCGTTTATTTTCCGTCCGCGCCATGATCCGAAGGCAGGATGTTTTTTCAACGACTGACGCTTACGAGATGCGCGCGTCGGGCTTTGCTGTTGCAGAAAAGAAATGAAATCCATCACCTCGTTCTGTTTTTCAGGAGACAGTTTAGCAATTTGTTCTTGGATTTGTTCGTGAAGGGTCATATTACACCTCGATTGACGTACTCGTCACGCAGTTCCCGGTCGGTAGGGGCCTTGCCCCCTCGCAGGCGAAGCGCGCCTCGGACGCGTTTCAATGACGACCCCTTACGCGATTTCCGCAAGGGACGCATATCAACTTGAAGGGAGCGAGTTAACGCTTCCATCAATTTCAGTCTCTCGTCAGTTGAGAGTCGGTCAATTTCGGTTAGAAGTTGAGCAAAGGTCATATTGCACCTCGCCTTTATTGTACATCGAAAACAAAAACCTGCGGGAGAAATCCGCAGGCTTGAATCGAGAGATCATTTCATCACGCGCAGAGTATGGGAGAAATATGCAGAGGGCGGAGGGGTTTTACGAACACGTGTATGAGTAAGGCGGGTCCACGTGTGCCCTGTCTGTTTAAGTTCTATTCCCCCCTCGGCGCGCGCATGGACTCTAACTGGTGACGCAATTCGATGCGTCGTTCGTCCGCCGCGTGGCGCACATCGTTGAAGAAGTTCTCGCCGCGCGCGCGGATCATCCCGCGCAGTTCCTCGCCCGATTCAGGCGCCATCAACAGCGCAATTGTCGAACCGACGAGACTGCCGACAAAAATTCCGATCAAAAAGCCAAACATGCGTTTCATGGAAATTCTCCTCTATTATCTACCTTGCTCTCGGCGGCGTCCCCGCCGCCGAGGACGGCGGCTTCAGCATTATTTATAAATTTATTATAGGCGAAAAAGGAGATTTGTGGAATAATACGAGTACCGCGCGTATCCGCTTTGCGTGAACGCGACGGCAAAATTTACCCAAGCCTGTCCACCGCGGCGACAAGGGGACGACCGCACCAAACGGCTCCTACCTATTCGGAGGATACCATGTCTGCAACACCAATTTCCACCAGCGCGGCAACGACCGCGCGCAAAAAAGTCACCACGCTCACCTATCGCCAGAAAAAGGAACGCGGCGAGATCATCACCATGCTCACCGCCTACGACTATCCCACCGCGCTGGCGATGGACAAGGCGGGAGTCGATTCCATTCTCGTCGGCGATTCGCTCGGCATGGTGGTGCTGGGATACGAAAACACGCTTCCCGTCACCATGGAGGAGATGCTCCATCACTGCCGCGCCGTCTCACGCGGAGCAAAGTCCGCCCTGCTCGTCGGCGATATGCCGTTCATGTCGTATCAAGTGTCCGTCGAAGAGGCGACGCGCAACGCGGGACGCTTCCTCCAGCACGGCGGCATGGACGCGGTCAAACTCGAGGGCGGACGCGAACGCGCGGATGCGATCCGCTCCATCGTCAACGCGGGGATTCCCGTCATGGGGCATCTTGGACTCACGCCGCAGTCGGTCAACCAACTTGGCGGATTCCGCGCGCAAGGCAAGACCGCCGTCGCCGCGAAACGACTCGTGGAAGATGCGCTCATTCTCGAAGGGGCGGGCTGTTTCGCCATCGTGCTTGAATCGGTCCCTGCGCGGCTGGCGGA from Candidatus Defluviilinea gracilis carries:
- a CDS encoding DUF2281 domain-containing protein, which codes for MTLHEQIQEQIAKLSPEKQNEVMDFISFLQQQSPTRASRKRQSLKKHPAFGSWRGRKINALTYQNTLRAE
- a CDS encoding YtxH domain-containing protein, coding for MKRMFGFLIGIFVGSLVGSTIALLMAPESGEELRGMIRARGENFFNDVRHAADERRIELRHQLESMRAPRGE
- the panB gene encoding 3-methyl-2-oxobutanoate hydroxymethyltransferase; its protein translation is MSATPISTSAATTARKKVTTLTYRQKKERGEIITMLTAYDYPTALAMDKAGVDSILVGDSLGMVVLGYENTLPVTMEEMLHHCRAVSRGAKSALLVGDMPFMSYQVSVEEATRNAGRFLQHGGMDAVKLEGGRERADAIRSIVNAGIPVMGHLGLTPQSVNQLGGFRAQGKTAVAAKRLVEDALILEGAGCFAIVLESVPARLAELISKKISIPTIGIGAGAGCDGQVLVTHDLLGLFDRFTPKFVKKYANFHSEMQKAFGDFIEDVESKRFPAQEHTVEMDDKEWESLQKELI